The sequence CCGGTTCTCGCGCTTCGTCGCTTCCAGGTCGAACACCAGGTACTTGATGGCCAGGCGGAGGTGATCCAGGCCGTCCTCCAGCGCCGCCATCTCGCGCCTCAAGCCGGAAGGCTGCCGATGTTCCCTCTGGCCGGGTCCGGCCGCGCCGGGTTCCGCCACCGCCGGCAGGCCCTGGGCCTCGGACAGAATCTCGCCGATCTTTTCACGAAGAGCCGCTTCGTCCATGTTCGTTCTCCCCTCTTAACGTTCCCACCCGGTAGGGGCCCGGGTGGAACGCAACAGGTGCCCACCTCTCCTGTTGCAAAGACCGTGCCGAACCTCTGCCGCCCGCGCAAAATAGTTGCCGACACGCGCCACGGTAGCGCCAGGCGGGGTCGCGCGTCGGCCTGTGCGGCGTGCGCCGCCTGTGACGAGTGTGCCGCCTGTGCCGACCGGCGCCCCGCCGGACAACACGCGCGGCCGTGCGTCCGGCGCGCGGCGACGCTAAGGGTTCCTGCCTGCTGGACTTACGACCCGACGCCGGCGCGCGTCCGCAAATCAACGCTCCGCGCGGATTGCAACGCCGACGTTACGGCCCCTTCAACCGGCATAGACCCCAGAGTCCTCCCTACAACCCGCACAACCGGCATAGACCGACCGGCGCTCGGAACACCGAGGGCGACAGGGTCGGGGCGGATGGGGAGTCGAAGCGGCAGACGCCTCAGGCGGACGCCTCGAGGATGTGAGCGGACAACTCGGCCATCGTCAGAAGGTCCAGGGCGTTGTGATGGAGGATCGCCTGGATCGTGCGCAGGCTGCAACGCAGGCGAATCGCCTCGATGCGTGCGGCCGGGTCGTCCGAATGGAGTTGGTCGGCAGGGTCCGAGCAACCTGCGGCAACAGCGGCCAGGAGGCAGGCGCCCAGGACGGCCCATCGCTGTGCCTCTCGCCGCATCCGGAAATCTTTCAGCGTTCCCCCCTGGCCTTTTTGGCCGCGTAGTAGTCGCGGACGCCCTGCCCTTCTTCAGCCCAGATCTTCCGGACGTTCTCCACGGCTTCGCGGCGCCGATCCGAACCCGGCGGGTCGTCCAGGTAAACCTCGTATCGGCGTCCGACGATGCGCTCGATCGAGGCCGACGCGCGGACTCGCACCATGTGGTCCGGGTCGTCGAGGGCCGCAATCAGCGTCTCCATTTCGTTGACAGCCCGGACCTGGCCGAGGACCGAGACGGCGGTGGCCCGCACGATGACCGACGGATCCGTTCGCGCCGCGGCCGCAACAACCTCCGGACGACGGTCGTCGGCCGCCTGGCCCCAGGCGACCACAGCCGCCTCCCGAACTTCCGGCCGAGCGTCCGCGATGCGCCGCTCCAGATGAGGGACCGCGGCCGGGCCGAGGGTTCCCATCGCCCGGACCG is a genomic window of Planctomycetota bacterium containing:
- a CDS encoding HEAT repeat domain-containing protein encodes the protein MAFRGVRFAVLLIIAGVLATLVVWRATRKEPLGGGPASRDPATARVEQYRREGNLEALAGEADDPRAEVATRAVRAMGTLGPAAVPHLERRIADARPEVREAAVVAWGQAADDRRPEVVAAAARTDPSVIVRATAVSVLGQVRAVNEMETLIAALDDPDHMVRVRASASIERIVGRRYEVYLDDPPGSDRRREAVENVRKIWAEEGQGVRDYYAAKKARGER